The DNA window CCCAGCCCATCGTCGAGCAACTGGAGTGTCTTCGCGCGAACGCCGGAGGCAGCAACGCGACCTGTTACGACACTTTCTTGAAGAGGACCCTGGGGGGCGGCATCTGGGGACTGCCCGCCGCGCCGAGCACCGTCGACCCGAGCGCCCCCACCGCCGCCGAGGTCGACGCGCAGCGCTTCCTGGCCAACGCGCTGGGCATCGCCTCGTCGCTCGTGGCGCTGGGGGATTCGCTGTCGGACCCGCTCAATCCCCACCACGTCACGCAGGGCCTGCGCGAGGGCGCCGAGTCCACCGCGCAGTACATCAGCGCCCGCCGCTGGAGCCGGAAGCTGGGGCGCCCGTCGAACGCCGTGGTGCTCAGCGGCGGTGGCGCCAATGGGGCCTTCAGCGCCGGAGCCATGTGGCGACTGCTGGGCATCCTGGAGTCGTGCCGGGGCAAGCCCGCGCCGGAGGGCTGCGGTGACGCGCGCATCGACCTGGCGGCGGGCACCAGCACCGGCGCGCTCATCAGCACGCTCGTGGACCTGTTCCACACGCCCGGCCAGGAGCAGAAGGCGCGCGACGTGCTCATCGACAACTACACCTGCTCGGTGGAGTCGGACCTCTACTGCGTCAACTCGACGTGGGTGTGGAAGATTGCCTCGGACCTGAAGGGCCTGGTCCGCTTCGACGGCATCCAGGACAAGCTGCGCGCCGCCGTCGTCCCCGCGCAGCTCACCAACGGCACGGAGCTGGTGGCCGTCTCCGTGGACTTCAACACCGGCGATGTCCATGGCATCAGCGACCAGGACCCGGCCACCTTCCCGCCCACCGCCACCGACGCGCAGAAGGTGGACGGCCTCATCAACGCGGTGCTGGCCTCCATCGTCGAGCCCGTGCTCGCGGAGCCCGTGCCCTGGGTGCCGTCGCGCGAGGGACGGCTCGAAGGCACCTTCCTGGATGGCGGCGTGCGCTCGGGCCTGCCGCTGCTGCAAGCCGTCCAGCGCGGCGCCGAGCGCGTGCTCATCCTCTCCACGCGAGGACTTCAGACGGAGCCGTCGCCGCCCCCGGAGAACGCCGTCGGCACGCTGATGCGCACCATCGACCTGTTCGTCGCCCAGCCCTTCGTCGGGGAGGTGCAGCAGGCGGAGCTGGCCGCCGTCGGCCGCCGCTTCGCCGAGTACAACGTCTGCACGCTGCGCCTGGCCCAGGTCGAGGACGCGAGCACCGTGCCCGCCTACTGCCAGCGCACCGGCCAGGGCTTCGTGCCCGTGGACCCCAAGTCCCTGCGCGCCGCCACCAGCATGTGGATGGGCCCCGCGCACTTCGCGCAGGTGGCGTCGAGCTGGCGCGCCGCGTGGATGTTCCGCCCGGAGTCCGCGCTGGCGACGGCCAGCGGCTACTCCTTCTCGCCCAAGGTGATGCGCCCGCTCTTCAAGGACGGCGTGAAGACGCTCCAGCAGCGGTGCTCGGAGGTGCTGCGGCTGTTCGAGATTCACGGCACGCTCGCGCAGGAGGAGTGCGCCAGGCCCGTGGACGAGGTCGTCCAGGAGGCCGAGTCCCGCTTCGCCCCCGAGGGCCAGTGCACCAGCGGCAAGCCCTCCCAGCGCTCCTGCGACTGAGCCCGCGGTGAAGCCCCCTCGGCCGACTCCAGGCCGGGGGCCGGGCGTGCGCCCTCCCCACGGGGCGCATTCCCGGTGCGGCGGATGCACGGCCGCGCGGGACTGAGGCGTATCCTCGCGCCCATGCCTCAACGTCCTGTCATCCGCTGGGTCGCCCTCCCCCTGCTCTGCCTGGGCCTGCTCCTGCTCATCGCGGCCGTGTCCTGGTGGTTCACCCGGACGAGCGACGCCCCCACGGTGGCCGAGGCCCCCGCCCACCCGCTCGAGGAGCCCTCCCCGCCCAACACCCCCGTGGTGCCGCCCCCCGCCTTCCCCTCGCCCCAGTCCGCCGTCCCCGTCCTGCCGGGCCCCGGCGAACCCAAAGCGCGCCGCATCGTCGCGGCCGTCGAACCCGTCATCGAATCCTACGAGGGCGACTTCCGCCCGGAGGACGTCCGCGCCGCCATCCAGGCCGTGACTCCGCTCGTGCAGCAATGTTTCGAGGACGCGGCACAGCGCAACCGGGGGCTACAATCCGTGAAGTTGCGCTTCAACGTGGAGTCACGG is part of the Myxococcus landrumus genome and encodes:
- a CDS encoding patatin-like phospholipase family protein; the protein is MNPSRTYLLCFAAMAALSSGCFLRTGYVLEALNAPSELKTPPLPISVRERVGRLTRSHLMDAYANPAEVARWMSALGSSPQPIVEQLECLRANAGGSNATCYDTFLKRTLGGGIWGLPAAPSTVDPSAPTAAEVDAQRFLANALGIASSLVALGDSLSDPLNPHHVTQGLREGAESTAQYISARRWSRKLGRPSNAVVLSGGGANGAFSAGAMWRLLGILESCRGKPAPEGCGDARIDLAAGTSTGALISTLVDLFHTPGQEQKARDVLIDNYTCSVESDLYCVNSTWVWKIASDLKGLVRFDGIQDKLRAAVVPAQLTNGTELVAVSVDFNTGDVHGISDQDPATFPPTATDAQKVDGLINAVLASIVEPVLAEPVPWVPSREGRLEGTFLDGGVRSGLPLLQAVQRGAERVLILSTRGLQTEPSPPPENAVGTLMRTIDLFVAQPFVGEVQQAELAAVGRRFAEYNVCTLRLAQVEDASTVPAYCQRTGQGFVPVDPKSLRAATSMWMGPAHFAQVASSWRAAWMFRPESALATASGYSFSPKVMRPLFKDGVKTLQQRCSEVLRLFEIHGTLAQEECARPVDEVVQEAESRFAPEGQCTSGKPSQRSCD
- a CDS encoding AgmX/PglI C-terminal domain-containing protein gives rise to the protein MPQRPVIRWVALPLLCLGLLLLIAAVSWWFTRTSDAPTVAEAPAHPLEEPSPPNTPVVPPPAFPSPQSAVPVLPGPGEPKARRIVAAVEPVIESYEGDFRPEDVRAAIQAVTPLVQQCFEDAAQRNRGLQSVKLRFNVESRGGGRGQMNRGEVLVSTIPDPMVQACVVDSLLDIDFPTPSRGGRAQVVYPFVFGEPGETGR